The window TACAACTACGTGTACGATATTACTAggaaaataattttgaaaagtgGGTCTCTACCTCAAAAACATAAAGAAATTAGGGTggcaaatttgaaatttaattcaaagtttgttttgttttattattattaatttgatgTTAACCTAATTTTAAACTATTAGACATGTATGAGGTGTGTCATTCAATCACATGTACTCAATTCTCACGTATTCAATAGAATACTCATAAATAGGTATATTAATCATACATCAAATTATATACATGTAGCCTTAGCTTTACGATGTGATGTTGATATACCTAATTTTATCTTAGTACATTAATTTCATATCAATGTATCATTGTTTgagttttatgtttattaaaagTATACTCGACTTTCGTTGCCTTTGTTGTAATATGTGatatttcttgaaaaaaatgaCAATGGATATTCATTGATAGGACTTTACCCCACACATTACATTAATATAAACACATTAAtgtaatttatatatattgataAAGGTGTTTTgcgacatttttttttttcatatagtGTCTCattcaatttttgaaaattatatgaATCGTACTCTTATTTTGTACCTTTTGAGTAAAGACATACTTTCTCAAATATTAATAGCATTTAATGAACAATATTTACTTCATAAAATCATCGTAGATTTAtctaatagaaaaaaaagatatGACTTTTAATAATTGATTAAAAAATCATGATATGTTCAATTCATATTGCTTACCTGTCTTTTACGAATTTTTTTGATACCCAAATATTATAGTGTGTTAATGATTGTGTGATAAAATTAGTTGAGATACATATAAACTGAACTATTATTAATAAGAGATGGATTCATAATCTATCGTCATCTTTTCGAACGTGATATACAAATAATAGCAACAAACCAACtactaaatatttttcttttctaaacgtgtttttaattttattacacaTTTTGTCTTTTAGACTTCATTCATATCAGAAATATGTCCTCATAAATATTAAATAGATATGACAATAATGTCCTCCAACCCCACGACACTAAGATCATAATGTCAGTACTAGAAATTTTCTCGAAATTTCATGATGGATTGCATCTTTAATTCAACAATATCTAAGAACATACTTGATCCACAAAAGCTTTGAAATTGGCAAATGATGAACCACCCTCACTAGCAGCTTCCTTAGCCAACTTCTTCCATTTCAAAGCATTCCTCCTTATGTCCTCTCCTTTCTTTGAATCTCCCATTACCAACGTCAAGCACCTTTCTATCTCCTCTCCCTTAACCACGCCGTCTTCCCCCGCCTCTAACCTCACCCCGGTCTCTGACAAGTCCTGAATGATCTTAGTGTTGGTCGCTTGATCGGACCACTGTGGAAACGCCACGGTTGGAACGCCGCAAGCCAGACTCTCCAAACAAGAATTCCAACCACAATGTGTGAGAAAACAGCCTGTGGCTGGACTTGAGAGAACCTCAAGTTGAGAACACCATGGGACTATTTTCCCTTGAGTTTCTAGTTTCTCTTTAAAGCTTAATGAATCTTCTTCTGCTTCAGTGTCTCGGATAACCCATAAAAATGGTCTTTTTGTACTTAATAATCCTCTCGCCATCTCCTCTTTTTGTTGATTTGATAATTTTGTAATGCTTCCCGATGATACGTAGACAACAGATGCTTTAGGTTTCGAGTTCAACCAGTCGATATAACTGTTaagaatataaattttaattatgtaGGAGATTTATATAAGATGACTGTTACCATTTCTTTTATCTCAAGTAGAgatggctaaacccttttacgCATAAACTGATACGTCAGTTTACATCATGATGTTGTAAATAATTGTGTATCTCTTCCTCCAAAATTTTCCACTATATATCtattttcatttcaaatttcaaaaaataaaaaaggaagatGTGACCATTTTGGCAATCattctgttttttgtttttgagtcaaacATATTTGTTCATACCTGCTCGTAGATCGATATAGATCACAGCCAGAAGAAGCTTCTGATGGGTCAGTTCCGTCAAGAAAAACAGATGGAATCAATGGTCCGATAGGCATCAaatgaaatttcttaattgCTTTCACTGCATCCTTCTCCAGCTCTTCAAATGTATTGATTAAAATCTTTGGAttactctcttcttcttctagtA is drawn from Cucumis melo cultivar AY chromosome 11, USDA_Cmelo_AY_1.0, whole genome shotgun sequence and contains these coding sequences:
- the LOC103497669 gene encoding phloretin 4'-O-glucosyltransferase-like, which gives rise to MNFVIANVIPKPSKSSTFLLNQPHIPYMFYPIHNMNNTTPPNPRRVLLITYSAQGHINPTLQLAKRLIRHGDLHVTFLTSLSAYRRMGQTPTLPHLSFAFFSDGYDDGFKPGDDIDHYVSELERCGSDALKNIIQESRNQGQPFTCIVYSILLPWVATVARSLDVASVLLWIQPAVVFALYYYYFNGYYDEIQRIISGDDPSSSMSIKLPGLPLLSARDLPSFFGGSDVYAFALIIFRKQFELLEEEESNPKILINTFEELEKDAVKAIKKFHLMPIGPLIPSVFLDGTDPSEASSGCDLYRSTSSYIDWLNSKPKASVVYVSSGSITKLSNQQKEEMARGLLSTKRPFLWVIRDTEAEEDSLSFKEKLETQGKIVPWCSQLEVLSSPATGCFLTHCGWNSCLESLACGVPTVAFPQWSDQATNTKIIQDLSETGVRLEAGEDGVVKGEEIERCLTLVMGDSKKGEDIRRNALKWKKLAKEAASEGGSSFANFKAFVDQVCS